In a single window of the Candidatus Eisenbacteria bacterium genome:
- a CDS encoding choice-of-anchor D domain-containing protein: protein MDAMSRGMPRVVPFSIVALALVAFPSGFAMASAEVTSSGLAVRATAVSGPVISASQSSHDFGRVNVGSSSEAFDFTITNTGDADLHISDLTHSNAGVGFGADAGALPATLAPGDTRTLSTSYMPVGSGAKTDNVTIVSDASNGNFTILLIGFANNAPVFDPALASNYDAAAFVPFTLTATAVDSEEDPLSWSITGLPIGATFDTSTGTLDWPNPDSAGSHPISISVSDGSASSSASFTLMVTADNRPPTANPDGPYSGLTGIPLQMDGSASSDPDGGQTLTFDWNFGDGASGSGPTPSHAYASPGGYVVSLTVTDNGSPPLSRTATTGATIVNFIRADIVRATGATDTISTSGKGQNLFGIETFDRPLTDIDVATIRMGTTYPNAGTVSEIANSDRKTPKIEDINGNAFADLDVHFRSSSIKPLLSHVPNGASVTLVIKALTRGDHVPVRGTIDVVKIGSSQVISAAAPNPFQRDGTAISFRVGDSGPVSIRIFSVGGRLVRTLKEGEYTVAGAHEVRWDGLDDRGERVVSGVYFVKTIALDETSVSKLVVMK, encoded by the coding sequence ATGGATGCAATGTCCCGTGGAATGCCTCGAGTCGTCCCCTTTTCCATCGTCGCTCTCGCGCTGGTTGCCTTCCCCAGTGGATTCGCCATGGCTTCGGCCGAGGTCACCTCGTCCGGCCTTGCCGTCCGCGCTACCGCCGTCAGCGGCCCGGTCATCAGCGCTTCACAATCGTCGCACGACTTCGGCCGCGTGAACGTCGGCTCCAGCTCGGAGGCCTTCGACTTCACGATCACGAATACAGGCGATGCGGATCTTCACATCTCCGATCTGACACACAGCAATGCGGGCGTCGGTTTCGGCGCGGACGCCGGTGCGTTGCCCGCGACGCTCGCCCCGGGGGACACGAGAACCTTGTCGACTTCCTACATGCCCGTGGGCAGCGGCGCCAAAACGGACAACGTGACCATCGTGAGCGACGCGAGCAACGGCAACTTCACGATCCTTCTCATCGGCTTCGCGAACAACGCCCCGGTGTTCGATCCGGCGCTCGCTTCGAACTATGACGCCGCCGCCTTCGTCCCTTTCACGCTCACGGCCACCGCCGTCGACTCCGAGGAAGACCCCCTCAGCTGGTCCATCACCGGCCTCCCGATCGGGGCGACCTTCGATACTTCGACCGGTACGCTGGATTGGCCGAACCCGGACTCGGCGGGTAGCCACCCGATCTCGATCTCGGTGAGCGACGGCAGCGCCAGCTCGTCTGCTTCCTTCACGCTGATGGTCACCGCCGACAACAGACCGCCGACTGCGAATCCGGACGGTCCGTACAGCGGGCTCACCGGGATTCCACTGCAGATGGACGGCTCGGCCTCGAGCGATCCCGATGGCGGCCAGACCTTGACCTTTGACTGGAACTTCGGCGACGGCGCGTCGGGCTCGGGGCCCACCCCGAGCCACGCCTACGCCTCGCCGGGGGGCTACGTCGTAAGCCTCACGGTGACCGACAACGGCTCGCCGCCGCTCAGCCGCACGGCGACCACGGGCGCCACGATCGTGAACTTCATTCGGGCCGACATCGTCCGTGCCACGGGGGCAACCGACACCATCTCCACCTCCGGCAAAGGCCAGAATCTCTTCGGCATCGAGACCTTCGACCGTCCGCTGACCGACATCGATGTGGCCACGATCCGGATGGGCACGACCTACCCCAACGCGGGCACGGTGTCGGAGATCGCCAACTCCGACAGGAAGACGCCGAAGATCGAGGACATCAACGGGAATGCCTTCGCGGATTTGGACGTGCACTTCAGATCCTCGTCGATCAAGCCGCTTCTCTCACATGTCCCCAACGGCGCCAGCGTCACGCTGGTGATCAAAGCCCTGACGCGCGGCGACCACGTACCGGTGCGCGGAACGATCGACGTGGTCAAGATCGGTTCCTCCCAGGTGATTTCGGCCGCGGCTCCGAATCCGTTCCAGCGGGACGGGACGGCCATCTCCTTCAGGGTTGGAGACAGCGGCCCCGTTTCGATCCGAATCTTCTCGGTCGGCGGCAGGCTCGTTCGGACGCTGAAGGAGGGTGAGTACACGGTAGCGGGCGCCCACGAGGTGAGGTGGGACGGCCTCGACGACCGCGGCGAGCGCGTGGTGTCGGGCGTCTACTTTGTGAAGACAATCGCGCTGGATGAGACCTCGGTTTCCAAGCTCGTCGTCATGAAGTAA